A single genomic interval of Microbacterium sp. zg-Y1090 harbors:
- a CDS encoding bifunctional 2-methylcitrate synthase/citrate synthase, whose amino-acid sequence MTTDIKKGLAGVVADVTAISKVDPEINSLMYRGYPVQELAATQPFEAVAYLLWNGELPTDEQLSELRAVERANRALSPAVKDLIDAMPLDAHPMDEVRTVVSLIGAVDTAGIDNVLDAVGTPAENLDRSIRLFAALPAVVAYGQRRRRGEQPVEPREDLDYAANFLWMTFGEEPHEVVVDAFNRSMVLYAEHSFNASTFTGRVITSTLSDLYSAVVGAIGALKGPLHGGANEAVLHIFTEIGSAENVVPWLDEALAAKRKIMGFGHRVYKRGDSRVPTMKAALDTLVSHYDRPDVAELYDTLESEFVGRKGIYPNLDYPSGPAYSLMGFDTLTFTPLFIAARVTGWTAHIMEQQASNALIRPLSDYDGPAERHIEGYEPDAAQVEAMQRAEEAAS is encoded by the coding sequence ATGACCACCGACATCAAGAAGGGCCTGGCGGGCGTCGTCGCCGACGTGACCGCGATCTCCAAGGTCGACCCCGAGATCAACAGCCTCATGTACCGCGGCTACCCGGTGCAGGAGCTCGCGGCGACCCAGCCGTTCGAGGCGGTCGCCTACCTGCTCTGGAACGGCGAGCTGCCCACCGACGAGCAGCTCTCGGAGCTGCGCGCGGTCGAGCGTGCCAACCGTGCGCTCTCGCCCGCGGTCAAGGACCTCATCGACGCGATGCCGCTGGATGCCCACCCGATGGACGAGGTGCGCACCGTGGTGAGCCTCATCGGTGCGGTCGACACCGCGGGCATCGACAATGTGCTCGACGCCGTCGGCACGCCGGCGGAGAACCTCGACCGCAGCATCCGGCTGTTCGCCGCGCTGCCGGCCGTCGTCGCCTACGGGCAGCGCCGCCGCCGCGGCGAGCAGCCCGTCGAGCCGCGCGAGGACCTCGACTACGCCGCCAACTTCCTCTGGATGACGTTCGGCGAGGAGCCCCACGAGGTCGTCGTCGACGCGTTCAACCGGTCGATGGTGCTGTACGCCGAGCACTCCTTCAACGCGTCGACCTTCACGGGGCGGGTCATCACCTCGACCCTCAGCGACCTCTACTCGGCGGTCGTCGGCGCCATCGGCGCCCTCAAGGGACCGCTGCACGGCGGTGCCAACGAGGCGGTGCTGCACATCTTCACCGAGATCGGCTCGGCCGAGAACGTCGTGCCGTGGCTCGACGAAGCCCTCGCGGCCAAGCGCAAGATCATGGGGTTCGGGCACCGCGTGTACAAGCGCGGGGATTCCCGCGTGCCGACCATGAAGGCGGCGCTGGACACCCTCGTCTCGCACTACGACCGTCCTGACGTGGCCGAGCTGTACGACACCCTCGAGTCGGAGTTCGTCGGCCGCAAGGGCATCTACCCGAACCTCGACTACCCCTCCGGGCCGGCGTACAGCCTGATGGGATTCGACACCCTCACCTTCACACCGCTGTTCATCGCCGCGCGCGTCACGGGGTGGACGGCGCACATCATGGAGCAGCAGGCCTCCAACGCCCTCATCCGCCCGCTGTCGGACTACGACGGTCCGGCCGAGCGCCACATCGAGGGCTACGAGCCGGACGCCGCGCAGGTCGAGGCCATGCAGCGCGCGGAGGAAGCAGCGAGCTGA
- a CDS encoding IclR family transcriptional regulator, which produces MKKNATAGVQSVARTLDLLEALATLGGEAGVGEIAAALSLPPATIHRLLRTLAARGYVMQLPSRRYSLGPGLIRLGEAATRRLSGWAKPALLRLSEATQESANFAVLDGDMATYVAQAPSKHQMRMFTEVGRRVFPHATGVGKALLAQLPDADVRALVGRTGMPGFTDTTLRTEDDLLAELGTIRARGYAIDEGEQEVGVRCFAVAVPGMALPAAVSVSGPEVRVTLESAPAVVQALREAVATLQRAVPG; this is translated from the coding sequence ATGAAGAAGAACGCCACCGCGGGGGTGCAGTCGGTGGCCCGCACCCTCGATCTGCTCGAGGCGCTCGCGACCCTCGGCGGCGAAGCGGGAGTCGGCGAGATCGCCGCCGCGCTGTCACTGCCGCCCGCGACGATCCACCGACTGCTGCGCACCCTCGCCGCCCGCGGCTACGTCATGCAACTGCCGTCCCGGCGCTACAGCCTCGGCCCCGGCCTCATCCGGCTCGGCGAAGCGGCGACGCGGCGGCTCTCCGGGTGGGCGAAGCCCGCCCTGCTGCGGCTCAGCGAAGCCACACAGGAGAGCGCGAACTTCGCGGTGCTCGACGGCGACATGGCCACCTACGTCGCGCAGGCGCCGTCGAAGCACCAGATGCGCATGTTCACCGAGGTCGGCCGCCGGGTCTTCCCGCACGCCACCGGCGTGGGCAAGGCGCTGCTCGCGCAGCTACCCGACGCCGACGTGCGGGCGCTCGTGGGTCGGACCGGGATGCCGGGGTTCACCGACACCACGCTGCGCACCGAAGACGACCTGCTCGCAGAGCTCGGCACGATCCGCGCGCGCGGCTATGCGATCGATGAAGGCGAGCAGGAGGTCGGCGTGCGCTGCTTCGCCGTCGCCGTGCCGGGCATGGCGCTGCCGGCCGCCGTGTCGGTCTCCGGCCCCGAAGTGCGCGTGACACTCGAGTCCGCACCCGCCGTGGTGCAGGCGCTGCGCGAGGCGGTCGCGACGCTGCAGCGCGCCGTGCCCGGCTGA